A region from the Wansuia hejianensis genome encodes:
- a CDS encoding NifU family protein, whose protein sequence is MENVQREVEEILEQYVRPGLRQHGGDIRLLEVKNGAAYIKFTGHCSGCPSAKYTMEGLVKEELMKHTDLIQEVKLQEEVSPELYDMAKAILRGKNK, encoded by the coding sequence GTGGAAAATGTCCAGAGAGAGGTCGAAGAAATACTGGAACAGTATGTCCGGCCAGGGCTGAGGCAGCATGGGGGAGACATCCGGCTGCTGGAAGTGAAAAACGGCGCCGCCTATATAAAATTTACCGGGCATTGCAGCGGCTGCCCGTCGGCAAAATATACGATGGAAGGCCTGGTAAAGGAAGAACTCATGAAGCATACAGATCTCATACAGGAGGTGAAGCTGCAGGAAGAAGTCAGCCCTGAACTTTATGATATGGCGAAAGCCATTCTCAGAGGAAAAAATAAATGA
- a CDS encoding zinc-dependent alcohol dehydrogenase yields MKALVKQGHGLGMEGVVLADLPKPVPKENEVLIKVMACGICGTDLHIIADEYAHTPPIVLGHEFTGVIEACGGAVKGLETGDQVIVNNINGCGSCHYCRQGDYQMCLEKASIGINLNGGMAEYVTAPGDHVFKVPDAMKGSDIPALSEPVACCVRAVIDHTDIKPGDTVLVTGPGAIGQICAQLAKLCGAYVIVSGTKVDEARLELAKRLGADATASDAARLAEMVRQRTEYGVDVVLECSGAAPALNQAFELVRKEGQVTQVGVFGKPVMVDLDKMWKKEIRYRSGFATGASSWEKLQKIYAMNALNLEALISTRMPLENYKEAFAMVERKEGYKVFLVP; encoded by the coding sequence ATGAAAGCATTAGTAAAACAGGGACACGGTCTGGGAATGGAGGGCGTAGTGTTAGCCGATCTCCCGAAACCGGTTCCCAAAGAGAACGAAGTGTTGATTAAAGTGATGGCATGTGGAATCTGCGGAACGGATCTTCACATCATAGCGGATGAGTACGCTCACACGCCGCCGATTGTGCTCGGCCATGAATTTACAGGCGTGATTGAAGCATGCGGCGGGGCGGTCAAGGGACTGGAAACGGGCGATCAGGTGATCGTGAACAATATTAACGGCTGTGGAAGCTGTCATTACTGCAGGCAGGGCGATTACCAGATGTGTCTTGAAAAAGCCTCGATTGGAATCAACCTGAACGGAGGGATGGCGGAATATGTGACGGCACCCGGCGATCATGTATTCAAGGTGCCGGACGCCATGAAAGGGTCGGATATACCGGCTCTCAGCGAGCCTGTTGCCTGTTGTGTGCGCGCGGTGATCGACCATACGGACATCAAACCGGGGGATACTGTGCTGGTGACCGGGCCTGGGGCCATCGGACAGATCTGCGCGCAGCTGGCAAAGCTCTGTGGAGCTTATGTGATAGTGAGCGGGACGAAGGTGGACGAGGCGAGGCTGGAACTGGCAAAGCGGCTGGGCGCGGATGCGACAGCCTCAGACGCCGCCAGGCTGGCTGAAATGGTCAGGCAGCGGACGGAATACGGCGTGGATGTTGTGCTGGAATGTTCCGGAGCGGCGCCGGCGCTGAATCAGGCGTTTGAGCTTGTCCGGAAGGAAGGGCAGGTTACACAGGTCGGGGTGTTCGGCAAACCAGTTATGGTGGATCTGGATAAAATGTGGAAAAAAGAAATACGGTATCGGAGCGGTTTTGCGACCGGCGCCTCTTCCTGGGAAAAGCTGCAGAAAATCTATGCGATGAACGCCTTAAACCTGGAAGCGTTAATCAGTACGAGAATGCCCCTTGAAAATTATAAGGAGGCGTTTGCGATGGTGGAGCGCAAGGAAGGCTATAAGGTTTTTCTGGTGCCGTGA
- a CDS encoding lipoate--protein ligase, whose amino-acid sequence MIFISSNSKDPAWNLALEEYCQRELRQFPAIFMLWQNENSIIVGRYQNMAREINLEEARRYGVKAVRRSTGGGTVYHDLGNLNYSLITDCPDVRLFRKEEASSFMAGALRRIGIKAEISGRNDILLNGKKISGTAQSFYKGRLLHHGTLLYDSNMDILQSVLHVDQVKLQSHAVSSVKSRVTNIKTEMGWEKDIREFGKQLLEAVGTCGTYILTADDRKRVSQIQAEKYESWEWNVGAEPAFSIKTEKRYRGGLLSVLYKVTDQKLSGCRISGDFLGLSDIRELEERLEQSEFKASAVGKILEAVNLPQYLGDITAGEFLDCLFSETVY is encoded by the coding sequence ATGATCTTTATTTCTTCAAATTCAAAGGATCCGGCCTGGAATCTGGCCCTCGAAGAATATTGCCAGAGGGAATTACGTCAGTTTCCGGCGATCTTTATGCTCTGGCAAAATGAAAATTCCATTATCGTTGGAAGATACCAGAATATGGCCCGGGAAATCAACCTGGAGGAGGCGCGCAGGTACGGTGTGAAAGCCGTGCGGCGTTCGACGGGCGGCGGAACCGTTTATCATGATCTTGGGAACCTGAATTATTCCCTGATTACAGACTGCCCGGATGTCAGGCTGTTCCGGAAGGAGGAGGCCTCCTCCTTTATGGCCGGAGCGCTGCGGCGGATTGGAATCAAAGCGGAAATCAGCGGCCGGAACGATATCCTGCTGAATGGAAAGAAGATATCCGGAACCGCACAATCCTTTTACAAAGGCCGGCTGCTGCACCATGGAACACTGCTTTATGATTCAAACATGGACATCTTGCAGAGCGTACTCCATGTCGATCAGGTCAAGCTGCAGTCTCACGCAGTTTCTTCTGTGAAAAGCAGAGTGACGAATATAAAGACAGAGATGGGATGGGAGAAGGATATTCGTGAATTTGGGAAACAACTGCTGGAAGCAGTCGGAACATGCGGAACGTATATACTTACGGCAGATGACAGAAAAAGGGTTTCGCAGATTCAGGCTGAGAAGTATGAGTCATGGGAATGGAATGTGGGGGCCGAGCCGGCTTTTTCCATAAAGACGGAAAAGAGATACAGGGGAGGCCTGCTGTCTGTACTGTACAAGGTAACGGACCAGAAATTGTCAGGGTGCAGAATCAGCGGAGATTTTCTGGGATTATCAGATATCAGGGAGCTGGAAGAAAGGCTGGAGCAGTCAGAATTCAAGGCGTCTGCTGTAGGGAAGATTCTGGAAGCGGTCAACCTGCCGCAATATCTGGGAGATATAACAGCCGGTGAATTTCTGGATTGTTTGTTTTCGGAAACGGTTTATTAG
- a CDS encoding 6-phosphofructokinase, with protein MKKNVIVGQSGGPTAVINCSLYGVVTGGYADPQVGSVYGMINGIEGFLKGKFIDFQKMQNDGSLERLTTTPGAFLGSCRYKLPEDLGDAVYPEILKKLEALNIGCFCYIGGNDSMDTVSKLSRYAAAAGSGIRFIGVPKTIDNDLVLTDHTPGYGSAARYVAEVVREIVYDAAVYDSKSVTIVEIMGRDAGWLTAAGALAREEDRRNPGLIYLPEVHFDTELFLEQVKKGMEEQNNLVVCVSEGIQDADGKLICEYDSETGVDSFGHKMLAGCGKYLEKLVKNRLHVKVRSVELNVCQRCSAAMMSGTDCREAVQAGRFAVESAVAGETGKMAAYRRKKGAYGIEFVLEDVNLICNRVKKVPLEWITAGGSDLSADFMNYARPLVQGSVTVPSGPDGLPAFVKR; from the coding sequence ATGAAGAAGAATGTGATTGTCGGTCAGTCTGGCGGCCCTACGGCAGTGATTAACTGCAGCCTGTACGGCGTGGTGACCGGCGGATATGCAGATCCACAGGTGGGCAGCGTTTACGGGATGATTAACGGGATCGAAGGCTTCCTGAAAGGTAAATTCATAGATTTTCAGAAGATGCAAAATGACGGAAGCCTGGAAAGGCTCACCACGACGCCAGGCGCTTTTTTGGGTTCCTGCCGCTATAAACTGCCGGAAGACCTGGGCGATGCAGTTTATCCTGAGATCCTGAAGAAATTAGAAGCTTTAAATATCGGCTGCTTCTGTTATATCGGCGGAAATGATTCCATGGATACAGTGAGCAAGCTTTCCCGTTACGCCGCGGCTGCAGGCAGCGGAATCCGGTTCATAGGAGTTCCCAAGACTATCGACAACGACCTGGTCCTGACGGACCATACCCCCGGATATGGGAGCGCAGCCCGCTATGTGGCTGAGGTGGTGCGGGAGATTGTGTATGACGCGGCTGTTTACGACAGCAAATCCGTGACGATTGTGGAGATCATGGGGCGGGACGCGGGATGGCTGACTGCCGCCGGGGCGCTGGCCCGGGAAGAAGACCGCAGGAACCCGGGGCTTATTTATCTGCCGGAGGTTCATTTTGATACGGAGCTGTTCCTGGAACAGGTAAAGAAAGGCATGGAAGAACAGAACAACCTGGTCGTCTGTGTATCCGAGGGCATACAGGATGCTGACGGTAAGCTGATCTGCGAGTATGATTCTGAGACGGGCGTTGATTCCTTCGGCCATAAGATGCTGGCCGGCTGCGGAAAATATCTGGAAAAGCTGGTGAAGAACCGATTGCATGTAAAGGTGCGGTCAGTGGAGCTGAATGTCTGCCAGCGCTGTTCTGCGGCCATGATGTCCGGGACGGACTGCCGGGAAGCCGTTCAGGCGGGCAGATTCGCCGTAGAATCGGCAGTGGCCGGAGAGACGGGGAAAATGGCGGCTTATCGGAGAAAGAAAGGCGCATATGGCATAGAATTTGTCCTGGAGGATGTAAATCTGATCTGTAACCGGGTCAAAAAGGTCCCGCTGGAATGGATTACAGCCGGCGGAAGCGACCTGTCGGCAGATTTTATGAACTATGCCCGCCCGCTGGTACAGGGCTCCGTGACGGTCCCGTCCGGGCCGGATGGCCTGCCCGCGTTTGTGAAAAGGTAA
- a CDS encoding acetyl-CoA hydrolase/transferase family protein: MDWQKIYQERTMKADEAIRLIHSGDRVVIGHAVGVPLAITDVLVEHKEDYHDVEIVQMVSMGNAKFCEPGTEGHFRLNSLFVGAQSRPAVKEGRGDFTPCCFSDVPGLFKTSLPVDVAVIQVSPPDKKGYVSCGVSVDYTLPAARCAKRVIAQVNRCMPRTLGDTALHVSEVDAFVEIDHPVLELGLPHIGETEKAIGENCAKLIEDGDTLQLGIGAIPDAVLLFLKNKKDLGIHSEMFSDGVVELIEAGVVTNARKTLHPGKSVVSFLMGTKRLYHYVDDNPAVAMYPVDYVNDPYVIGRNDHLVSVNSCVQADLMGQVASESIGLTQISGIGGQVDFVRGAHLSKGGRSIIAIASTAGGGKVSKIVPFLDIGAAVTTSRTDVDYIITEYGIAKLRGKTLRERARSLIEIAHPDFRQELTEEFERRFHGNSFAC, translated from the coding sequence ATGGACTGGCAGAAGATCTATCAGGAAAGAACCATGAAGGCGGATGAGGCCATCCGCCTCATCCATTCCGGGGACCGGGTGGTGATCGGGCATGCGGTGGGCGTGCCTCTGGCCATCACGGATGTCCTGGTGGAACATAAAGAGGACTACCACGATGTGGAAATTGTCCAGATGGTTTCCATGGGTAATGCGAAATTTTGCGAGCCGGGGACAGAAGGCCACTTCCGGCTGAACAGTCTGTTTGTGGGCGCTCAGTCCCGCCCGGCTGTGAAAGAGGGACGGGGGGATTTCACTCCCTGCTGCTTCAGCGACGTGCCGGGCCTGTTTAAGACTTCCCTTCCGGTGGATGTGGCGGTGATCCAGGTTTCGCCGCCGGATAAAAAAGGCTATGTGAGCTGCGGCGTGTCTGTGGACTATACACTTCCGGCTGCGCGGTGCGCAAAGCGCGTCATCGCGCAGGTAAACCGCTGTATGCCGAGAACGCTGGGAGATACGGCACTGCACGTGTCGGAGGTGGACGCCTTTGTGGAGATCGACCATCCGGTGCTGGAACTGGGCCTTCCGCACATTGGAGAGACGGAGAAGGCCATCGGCGAAAACTGTGCAAAGCTCATAGAAGACGGAGATACGCTTCAGCTGGGCATCGGGGCGATCCCGGACGCGGTGCTTTTGTTTCTGAAGAATAAAAAAGACCTGGGGATCCATTCGGAGATGTTTTCCGATGGAGTGGTAGAGCTGATTGAAGCAGGAGTGGTGACGAATGCCCGCAAGACGCTGCATCCGGGGAAATCCGTGGTTTCCTTCCTGATGGGGACAAAGCGGCTGTATCATTATGTGGATGACAACCCGGCAGTAGCCATGTATCCGGTAGATTACGTGAATGATCCCTATGTCATCGGCCGGAACGACCATCTGGTCTCCGTCAACTCCTGTGTGCAGGCAGATCTGATGGGTCAGGTGGCATCCGAAAGCATAGGACTGACTCAGATCAGCGGAATCGGCGGACAGGTGGATTTTGTGCGTGGGGCGCATCTGAGCAAAGGCGGCCGCTCGATCATTGCCATCGCCTCCACGGCAGGCGGGGGGAAGGTATCAAAAATTGTGCCTTTTCTGGACATTGGGGCGGCAGTGACCACCTCCCGGACGGACGTGGATTATATCATCACAGAATATGGCATTGCAAAGCTGCGGGGGAAAACCCTGCGGGAACGCGCCCGCAGCCTGATTGAGATTGCCCATCCGGATTTCCGCCAGGAACTCACGGAAGAATTTGAAAGACGTTTTCATGGCAACTCGTTTGCCTGTTAA
- the rpiB gene encoding ribose 5-phosphate isomerase B, translated as MIGLGCDHGGYELMQEVKKHLDKKEIPYRDFGCYSMGSVDYPDYARQVGRAVQEGSCEKGILICGTGIGISITANKMPGIRAALCSDCFSAKAARLHNDANVLAMGGRVVGAGLALKIVDTFLDTPFSEEERHKRRIYRIEHPEI; from the coding sequence ATGATCGGTTTGGGATGTGATCACGGCGGTTATGAATTAATGCAGGAAGTGAAAAAGCATTTGGACAAGAAAGAGATTCCCTACCGGGATTTCGGATGTTACAGCATGGGTTCAGTAGATTATCCGGATTATGCGCGTCAGGTAGGACGTGCGGTGCAGGAGGGAAGCTGTGAAAAAGGCATTCTGATCTGCGGGACGGGAATCGGCATTTCTATCACCGCCAATAAAATGCCCGGAATCCGCGCAGCACTGTGCAGTGACTGTTTTTCCGCAAAAGCGGCACGGCTGCATAACGATGCGAATGTATTGGCCATGGGTGGACGCGTGGTAGGAGCCGGCCTGGCGCTGAAGATAGTGGACACCTTCCTCGATACCCCTTTTTCAGAGGAGGAACGTCATAAGAGAAGAATTTATAGAATTGAGCATCCGGAAATATGA
- a CDS encoding 4-hydroxybutyrate dehydrogenase, protein MKELLVVPQIDSYETFAAFAAAAKIGEGDLILTNEYIYDPLMKAENLSCRYIFQEKYGAGEPTDRMVDSILAEMNREKCLRVFAIGGGTILDIGKILTLKDAENVDALYERSELEKGRELYLIPTTCGTGSEMTNISIVNRTRKGTKMGLTSPAMFADHAVLIPEFLRTLPYYVFATSSIDALIHGIEAYLSPNSTSYTDMYGAAAIEIILSGYCRIAREGQDARFAESEAYLRASNYAGIAFGNAGCAAVHAMSYALGAKYHVPHGESNYQFLTSVLRKYQEKKPKGKLERLNALLLRALKQDSRTDVEAEDVADGIAALERLLAAILKPKAMKEYGAVQEDIPEFAASTVANQQRLLKNNYVELSLEEIQELYQERLNG, encoded by the coding sequence ATGAAAGAATTATTAGTAGTACCGCAAATTGACAGCTATGAGACCTTCGCCGCGTTTGCGGCGGCGGCGAAGATTGGCGAGGGGGACTTAATCCTGACGAATGAATATATTTATGACCCCCTGATGAAAGCAGAAAATCTGTCCTGCCGCTACATCTTCCAGGAAAAATACGGCGCCGGTGAGCCGACTGACAGGATGGTGGACTCCATCCTGGCGGAAATGAACAGAGAAAAATGTCTGAGGGTATTTGCAATAGGAGGAGGAACAATCCTTGATATCGGCAAGATTTTGACGCTGAAAGATGCGGAAAATGTGGATGCGCTCTATGAACGGTCAGAGCTTGAGAAGGGCAGGGAGCTCTATCTGATTCCCACGACCTGTGGGACGGGCAGTGAGATGACGAATATTTCCATCGTCAACCGCACGCGGAAGGGGACGAAGATGGGCCTTACCTCTCCCGCCATGTTTGCGGATCATGCGGTTTTGATTCCGGAATTTCTGCGGACACTTCCCTACTATGTGTTTGCCACCAGCTCCATCGATGCGCTGATCCATGGGATAGAAGCTTACCTGAGCCCTAACAGCACCTCCTATACGGACATGTACGGGGCGGCAGCAATAGAGATCATTTTGTCGGGCTACTGCCGGATTGCCAGGGAGGGACAGGACGCCCGGTTTGCGGAGAGCGAAGCCTACCTGCGGGCGAGCAATTACGCAGGGATCGCCTTTGGCAACGCAGGCTGTGCGGCCGTGCATGCCATGAGCTATGCGCTGGGCGCCAAATATCACGTGCCCCACGGAGAGAGCAACTATCAGTTCCTGACCAGTGTACTTCGTAAATATCAGGAAAAAAAGCCAAAGGGTAAACTGGAGAGGCTGAACGCCCTGCTGCTGCGCGCACTGAAACAGGATAGCAGGACAGATGTGGAGGCTGAAGACGTGGCGGATGGGATCGCGGCGCTGGAGCGCCTGCTGGCTGCCATTCTGAAGCCCAAGGCGATGAAAGAGTACGGGGCGGTGCAGGAGGACATACCGGAGTTTGCCGCGAGCACAGTTGCCAACCAGCAGCGGCTTTTAAAAAACAACTATGTGGAATTAAGCCTGGAAGAGATACAGGAGCTGTACCAGGAACGGCTGAATGGCTGA
- a CDS encoding transketolase, whose product MTKQEKMQELRVFAEQIRLETLRIIGSLGFGHVGGSMSMVEAMAVLYGAEMKVDPANPRWEGRDWFVLSKGHAGPVMYAALGLKGYYPVSDAYRLNQAGTHFPSHTDRNLTAGVDLTAGSLGQGIGEAVGAALGLKIQGRDSRVYVAVGDGECDEGAVWEAAQFAVHYGLSNLVCLVDDNKRQLDGPVEEVMSQGQGIGAKFSAFGWKTLEVEEGNDVEAVYDALEQARECHGAPTCIILHTVKGKGASFAEPTGAHSSQPTREEWKEALTEAEARYEKIRAQGKGGGES is encoded by the coding sequence ATGACGAAACAGGAAAAAATGCAGGAGCTCCGTGTGTTTGCGGAACAGATCCGTCTGGAGACCTTAAGAATCATAGGTTCCCTGGGATTTGGCCATGTAGGAGGCTCTATGTCCATGGTAGAGGCGATGGCCGTGCTCTACGGGGCGGAGATGAAGGTGGACCCGGCGAACCCACGCTGGGAAGGGAGGGACTGGTTTGTGCTGTCCAAGGGTCACGCGGGGCCGGTGATGTATGCTGCGCTGGGCCTGAAGGGCTATTATCCGGTCAGCGACGCTTACCGGCTGAATCAGGCGGGCACTCATTTTCCCTCGCATACAGACAGAAACCTGACGGCCGGAGTGGATCTGACTGCGGGATCTTTGGGACAGGGGATCGGCGAGGCGGTCGGAGCGGCGTTGGGCCTGAAAATCCAGGGCCGGGACAGCCGCGTCTATGTGGCGGTCGGCGATGGAGAATGCGACGAGGGCGCCGTCTGGGAGGCAGCTCAGTTTGCCGTCCATTACGGATTGTCGAACCTGGTCTGTTTGGTAGACGATAATAAACGGCAGTTAGACGGACCCGTAGAGGAGGTAATGAGCCAGGGCCAGGGCATTGGCGCCAAATTCAGCGCGTTTGGCTGGAAGACGCTGGAGGTAGAAGAAGGCAACGATGTAGAAGCGGTCTATGACGCGCTGGAGCAGGCCCGGGAATGCCACGGCGCGCCCACGTGTATCATCTTGCACACGGTAAAGGGCAAAGGTGCGTCTTTTGCAGAGCCGACGGGAGCCCATTCCTCCCAGCCTACGCGGGAGGAATGGAAGGAAGCGCTTACAGAAGCGGAGGCCAGATACGAAAAAATCCGGGCGCAGGGCAAAGGAGGCGGAGAATCATGA
- a CDS encoding 4-hydroxyphenylacetate 3-hydroxylase family protein: MMTGEQYVESMRERKLQVYLFGEKVDNPVDHPVLRPSLNSVKATYDLAQDPQYESLMTATSSLTGKKINRFLHIHQNTTDLINKVKMQRLLGQQTAACFQRCVGMDAFNAVFSTTYEIDGKYGTSYHKNFVEYAKYCQEHDFTVDGAMTDPKGDRGLAPHDQEDPDMYLHVVETRPDGIVVRGAKAHQTGAVNSQEMIVMPTISMGPEDKAYAVSFAVPTDAEGILMIIGRQSCDTRKLEESELDVGNSEYGGVEALVVFNDVFVPNERIFLNGEVEFAGMLVERFAGYHRQSYGGCKVGVGDVLIGAAALAADYNGCAKASHIKDKLIEMTHLNETLYCCGIACSAEGSPTASGNYIIDLLLANVCKQNVTRFPYEIARLAEDIAGGIMVTAPSEADFRDPVVGPYVEKYLRGVQGVSTENRIRVLRLIENLCLGTAAVGYRTESLHGAGSPQAQRIMIARQGNLPRKKELAKKIAKISE; this comes from the coding sequence ATGATGACAGGGGAACAGTACGTCGAAAGTATGCGGGAGAGAAAGCTTCAGGTGTATTTATTCGGGGAAAAGGTTGACAATCCGGTGGACCACCCGGTCCTGCGGCCCTCCCTGAATTCGGTGAAGGCGACCTATGACCTGGCGCAGGATCCGCAGTATGAGAGTCTGATGACGGCCACCTCTTCTCTGACTGGCAAGAAGATCAACCGGTTTTTACATATCCATCAGAATACAACGGATCTGATAAACAAGGTGAAAATGCAGCGGCTTCTCGGGCAGCAGACTGCGGCCTGCTTCCAGCGGTGTGTCGGCATGGATGCTTTTAACGCCGTGTTTAGCACGACTTATGAGATCGACGGGAAATACGGTACCTCCTACCACAAAAATTTTGTGGAGTATGCGAAATACTGCCAGGAACATGATTTTACAGTAGACGGCGCCATGACGGACCCCAAGGGGGACCGGGGGCTGGCGCCCCATGACCAGGAGGATCCGGACATGTATCTGCATGTGGTGGAAACCCGTCCGGACGGAATTGTGGTGCGGGGGGCCAAGGCCCATCAGACCGGCGCGGTCAATTCTCAGGAAATGATCGTGATGCCCACGATCTCCATGGGGCCGGAGGACAAAGCCTATGCGGTATCCTTTGCGGTGCCTACGGATGCGGAGGGTATCCTGATGATCATTGGCCGTCAGTCCTGTGATACCAGGAAGCTGGAAGAGTCGGAACTGGACGTGGGCAACAGCGAATACGGCGGCGTGGAAGCGCTGGTGGTCTTCAACGACGTATTTGTGCCCAATGAGAGGATCTTCCTGAACGGGGAAGTGGAGTTTGCAGGCATGCTGGTCGAGCGTTTTGCCGGTTACCACAGACAAAGCTACGGCGGCTGCAAGGTGGGTGTGGGCGATGTGCTGATCGGCGCGGCGGCGCTGGCGGCGGATTACAATGGCTGTGCGAAGGCTTCCCATATCAAAGATAAGCTGATTGAGATGACTCACCTGAACGAGACGCTTTACTGCTGCGGGATCGCCTGCTCGGCGGAAGGATCGCCCACTGCTTCCGGCAACTATATCATCGATCTTTTGCTGGCCAATGTGTGCAAACAGAACGTCACCCGGTTTCCCTATGAAATTGCCCGCCTGGCGGAGGACATCGCCGGCGGCATTATGGTGACGGCGCCCTCTGAAGCGGATTTCCGGGACCCTGTCGTAGGGCCTTATGTGGAGAAATATCTGAGAGGGGTTCAGGGAGTCTCTACGGAGAACCGCATCCGGGTGCTGCGGCTGATCGAGAACCTGTGTCTGGGCACGGCGGCAGTCGGCTACCGCACAGAATCCCTCCATGGAGCCGGCAGCCCACAGGCTCAGCGGATTATGATTGCCCGTCAGGGCAACCTGCCCAGGAAAAAAGAGTTGGCGAAAAAGATCGCGAAAATCAGCGAGTGA
- a CDS encoding MBL fold metallo-hydrolase, translating to MEANIFHTVNSGLYVLCGDTGVLIDGIHKGYRVGFSDCPEEIINQCLNRRGLFEKLKGLLFTHCHPDHYDESYVKQIIACSSVPVYTPEKLILGGNTASEAGTEVLKIGSLQFYLIRTQHDGEQFKNVPHVSILVHSDGVYYFIAGDADLNESCAAVVKSICGGGIKLSFVNPYQLLSESGRSFLRSLNPERILLYHDSFKDDDLFEAKRIKNYALAHYPEDMTAVEAIAHMSWILN from the coding sequence ATGGAAGCCAATATTTTTCATACGGTGAATTCAGGGCTGTATGTTCTCTGCGGGGATACGGGGGTGCTGATCGACGGAATTCATAAGGGCTATCGCGTGGGGTTTTCCGACTGCCCGGAGGAAATCATAAATCAGTGTCTGAACCGCAGGGGCCTGTTTGAAAAGCTGAAAGGGTTACTATTTACTCATTGCCACCCAGACCACTATGACGAAAGTTATGTGAAGCAAATTATAGCCTGCAGCTCTGTTCCTGTGTACACACCCGAAAAACTCATCCTTGGCGGGAACACGGCCTCCGAAGCCGGCACAGAGGTTCTTAAAATAGGAAGTTTACAGTTTTATCTGATCCGGACGCAGCATGATGGAGAACAGTTTAAAAATGTTCCGCATGTTTCGATTCTGGTTCACTCAGACGGCGTCTATTATTTTATTGCAGGCGACGCTGATTTAAATGAAAGCTGTGCGGCAGTGGTGAAGAGTATATGCGGAGGAGGAATCAAACTGTCTTTTGTAAATCCATACCAGTTATTATCGGAGTCAGGGAGAAGTTTTCTTCGCAGTCTTAATCCTGAACGCATTTTGTTATATCATGACTCGTTTAAAGACGATGATCTTTTTGAGGCCAAACGTATAAAGAATTATGCGCTGGCCCATTATCCGGAGGATATGACGGCCGTTGAGGCGATTGCGCATATGAGCTGGATTTTAAATTGA
- a CDS encoding transketolase family protein: MKQMLIANHETDKRGNRDGYVDAMLELMEQDDRIVHIDCDLMGCINAKKLQAIYPDRTLNAGIAEQNAVAVAGGMAAAGMKVFVHSFGCFASRRAFDQAFLAAGYSGVPVHIIGSDPGVTAAFNGATHMPFEDAALYMTIPNAVVVDSCDYVQTRFMTKALAGIPNVSYLRLIRKEFQTIYADGAQFEIGKGVTLREGKDVTIIASGILLDESLKAEEELKKKGISARVIDMHTWKPLDEELIVRAAEETGCIVTAENHQAGCGLGSAVANVVVKKRPVPMEMVGIQNRFGQVGSRDFLMKEYHLLSEDIVAAAEKAIARKAGRS; the protein is encoded by the coding sequence ATGAAACAGATGCTGATTGCAAACCATGAGACAGATAAAAGGGGCAACCGAGACGGTTACGTGGACGCCATGCTGGAGCTGATGGAACAGGATGACAGGATCGTACATATTGACTGTGACCTGATGGGGTGTATCAATGCGAAGAAGCTCCAGGCGATATACCCGGACAGGACGCTGAATGCAGGCATTGCGGAACAGAACGCGGTGGCCGTTGCGGGCGGCATGGCGGCGGCGGGCATGAAGGTGTTCGTCCATTCCTTCGGCTGCTTTGCGTCGCGCCGCGCGTTTGACCAGGCCTTCTTGGCGGCCGGCTATTCTGGGGTTCCGGTGCACATCATCGGTTCCGATCCGGGCGTGACGGCGGCCTTTAACGGGGCCACGCACATGCCTTTTGAGGATGCGGCTCTATATATGACGATTCCCAATGCGGTGGTCGTCGATTCCTGTGATTATGTCCAGACCCGCTTTATGACGAAGGCGCTGGCCGGAATCCCGAATGTTTCCTATCTGCGCTTGATCCGGAAGGAGTTCCAGACGATCTATGCCGACGGGGCTCAATTTGAGATCGGAAAGGGTGTGACGCTGAGAGAGGGAAAGGACGTTACAATTATTGCCTCTGGAATCCTGCTGGACGAATCGTTAAAAGCAGAAGAAGAATTGAAGAAAAAAGGGATTTCCGCGAGGGTGATCGACATGCATACCTGGAAGCCGCTGGATGAAGAGCTGATCGTGAGGGCGGCAGAGGAGACAGGCTGTATTGTTACGGCAGAAAACCATCAGGCGGGCTGCGGACTGGGCTCGGCAGTCGCCAATGTGGTGGTGAAGAAACGACCGGTACCGATGGAAATGGTAGGGATTCAGAACCGCTTTGGCCAGGTGGGCAGCCGGGATTTCCTGATGAAGGAGTATCATCTGCTCAGCGAAGATATTGTGGCGGCGGCAGAGAAGGCGATAGCCAGAAAGGCAGGGAGATCATGA